In Subdoligranulum variabile, the genomic stretch TAGTTTAGGCCACACGACGTGGAGATGTCAATATGTCTCTTTCCAACGGCCAGGCCGCTTAGCTGCAATGGATTTTACAAACTCTTACGGAGCGGCACAAGCCGCCTATGCATCGGCGTGACCGTGCAAGGGGACTTTATTCCCTTTTGCGATACATCTGTGGGGTAATGCCGTAATGGCTTTTGAAGAGGCGGTTGAAATAGGACAGGTTTCTGAAGCCTGCCTGTTCCGCCACCGCCAGGATGGTGTCGTTGCCGGAACGCAAGGCGATGCAGGCAATATTCAGCCGGTAACAGTTCAAAAACGCGGTAAAATGCTGCCCGGTCATCCGCTTGAACCAGCGCATGAAGTGGCTGGTGCTGTACCCGCAGACTTCGGCCGCGGAACTTACGGACAACTCTTCCGTATAATGATCGGCAATCAGCTGCAGTACCGTCTTCATTCGCTGGGTGTCGGCGTTCTCGGACGACAACAGCTTCCCGTCTTTTTGCGTCAGCAGGCCCAGCAAACGCAGCAAAGCACCCTTGATCACCAACTCGTAGCCGAACAGTCGTGTGCGGTTGGCTTCCTCTGCATCGTGCAGGCACACCAGCGCCTCGGTGTAATAGGAAAGTTCCGGGGTCAGATGAACCGGCAGGGCCAGGCGTCCGCTTTGCAATGGCAAAAGGTAGCGCTCGTCGCACAGGTCGTCCGCCCCG encodes the following:
- a CDS encoding helix-turn-helix domain-containing protein, giving the protein MALHWQSSMELVFIKKGSGIVQVGGRALPAQAGEVFVFTPGTLHALFQSPGIVMEYENIIFDLALLGGADDLCDERYLLPLQSGRLALPVHLTPELSYYTEALVCLHDAEEANRTRLFGYELVIKGALLRLLGLLTQKDGKLLSSENADTQRMKTVLQLIADHYTEELSVSSAAEVCGYSTSHFMRWFKRMTGQHFTAFLNCYRLNIACIALRSGNDTILAVAEQAGFRNLSYFNRLFKSHYGITPQMYRKRE